GTCAAGCGCATCGGCTGCTGATCTTGGTTGGCTAGCCCTAGCACCAAGTCGGTTAAGCTCGCGCCCGATTCTTTACCGAGTGCTTCGTGTAAGTTGCTTTCCAGTGTAACGGGTACCGTGGCTAGGCCGCCATTGGGTGCCACTTCGATGCGCTCGGTGGTGTGGCCCGTAGCTACCTGCTTTCCATCAATAAGCGCAATGTAGTCTAGCTCGTTGAGCGCGGCGGTTTCGTCGTTCGGGTTTCGCACTTCTAGGTTCACGCGCATACGCAGCGGCAGGTTGCCGGAAGCATACGAGGTAGCAAGCCTGGCTTGATCCAGAATGCTCAAGTCACTCGCCTTCCGGATACCCAGCACGTTGACCCCCGCAACGGTGGCCTGCTCGATAGAGGCCAGGCGGATGTCGGCATCTTTAAAGGCCTTGGCCTGCTGCACTTGTTCGCCTATGCCGCAGCAACTCAAGCCTAGCAGTAGAAACACGCTGACGGTAGCAAGCGAAATTCGATGCTGCTCACGGTAAAAGTAGCGAAGCATAGGAGGGCGGGTTTGGGGAGGAGAGGAAGTAATTATCTTCCTACTCGCTCACCCCAAAATAGTTGTGCCAACCTGTGCTACATAAGCTAGCTTCCGCTGCACCGTCGTGTAGCAGGAGGCTCAGCCCCATGCAGCATCATGGCTTGTCGCCTAGGTGCTCCGCCTTCCACTGCATGGCGGTATGCACGCGCGTATGACCGCTGGGGTGGTCGAAAAAGAAAATTTCCTCCCAGTAGCCCGGCGAAATCTTGCGGTATTCGGAGAGCTTCATCGCAATAGAAGCAAAGCCATCGGGCTGTT
This Hymenobacter sp. GOD-10R DNA region includes the following protein-coding sequences:
- a CDS encoding LEA type 2 family protein, whose protein sequence is MLRYFYREQHRISLATVSVFLLLGLSCCGIGEQVQQAKAFKDADIRLASIEQATVAGVNVLGIRKASDLSILDQARLATSYASGNLPLRMRVNLEVRNPNDETAALNELDYIALIDGKQVATGHTTERIEVAPNGGLATVPVTLESNLHEALGKESGASLTDLVLGLANQDQQPMRLTLRLRPTFITSNGRRISPTGYINVNKDFTAREALDAVQHRDSLNQRP